One Mercurialis annua linkage group LG3, ddMerAnnu1.2, whole genome shotgun sequence DNA window includes the following coding sequences:
- the LOC126673825 gene encoding protein MIZU-KUSSEI 1-like yields MKAITAKNPHDSSFSFSRRYFNFKKKIIENDQEDEDNDQEILTFNSSSHFSSSFDEDHHHHHDHDRLTLQHKKKLPLMSVSKLRSALTIFTKNRSAHQLIGTLFGYRRGHVHFAFQHDAKLNPPFLIELATPTSLLVREMASGLVRIALECEKKPQKKPGKLLEEPLWRTYCNGKKCGYAVRRECGVEEWKVLKAVEPISMGAGVLPGNGGDRSELGELMYMRARFERVVGSKDSEAFYMMNPDGSGGPELSVYLLRV; encoded by the coding sequence ATGAAGGCGATAACGGCCAAAAATCCCCACGACTCTTCGTTTTCATTCTCAAGAAGATACTTCAACTTCAAAAAGAAAATCATCGAAAATGATCAAGAAGACGAAGATAACGATCAAGAAATCTTAACGTTCAACTCCTCATCTCATTTCTCTTCGTCATTCGACGAAgatcatcaccatcatcatgATCATGATCGTCTCACACTGCAACATAAGAAAAAACTTCCGTTAATGTCAGTCTCCAAGCTCCGTTCGGCTCTAACAATCTTCACCAAGAACCGTTCAGCTCACCAACTAATCGGTACCCTATTTGGGTACCGCCGCGGACATGTTCATTTCGCATTTCAACATGACGCGAAGCTGAACCCGCCATTTTTGATCGAACTTGCTACACCGACTAGTTTGTTAGTTAGAGAAATGGCGTCAGGATTGGTCAGAATTGCGTTGGAGTGTGAGAAAAAGCCGCAGAAAAAACCAGGGAAGTTACTTGAAGAACCGTTATGGAGAACTTATTGTAATGGTAAAAAATGTGGATATGCAGTGAGACGGGAGTGTGGGGTTGAAGAGTGGAAGGTTTTGAAAGCTGTGGAGCCTATTTCAATGGGCGCCGGAGTTTTGCCGGGGAATGGAGGCGATCGGTCCGAGTTGGGTGAACTCATGTATATGAGAGCCAGATTTGAACGAGTTGTTGGGTCGAAAGATTCAGAAGCGTTTTATATGATGAATCCTGATGGGTCTGGCGGTCCTGAACTTAGTGTTTATTTGCTTAGAGTTTAA
- the LOC126673826 gene encoding nudix hydrolase 1 yields the protein MENTKKTPPVPRVGVVVFLLKGKSVLLGRRRSPPGESTYALPGGHLEFGENFEECGAREMKEETGLDITKIEFLTVTNNLFLDQPIPSHYVTVNLRAVLADSDQVPENLEPDKCYGWDWFDWDDLPSPLFKPLDLMAKSGFNPFPTA from the exons atggaaaacacAAAGAAAACACCACCGGTGCCAAGAGTCGGAGTAGTAGTCTTCTTACTAAAAGGAAAATCAGTACTATTAGGCCGCCGCCGCTCTCCTCCCGGCGAGTCCACCTACGCCCTTCCCGGCGGCCACCTCGAATTCG GAGAGAATTTTGAGGAGTGTGGAGCGAGGGAGATGAAGGAAGAGACGGGATTGGATATTACTAAAATAGAGTTTCTGACGGTTACTAATAATTTGTTTCTTGATCAGCCAATCCCGTCTCATTATGTAACTGTTAATCTGAGAGCTGTTTTAGCTGATTCTGACCAAGTTCCTGAAAATCTTGAGCCGGATAAGTGTTATGGTTGGGATTGGTTTGATTGGGATGATCTGCCCAGTCCTTTGTTTAAGCCCTTGGATTTAATGGCTAAATCTGGATTTAATCCTTTTCCTACTGCTTAG